aattaattcatatttgttaGTAACTCCTCCAAgactttttaattcttcaactAAATCTTGAACAtctatttttcgagaaactaCTAATGTTCGCTGATTTTTAGGACCATAACTATGTGATTTTAAACCCAGTTGTCTTGCCActctaaaagaattaaaagatatattgaaaatctttttttatattttaattcaatgaattattcattttttgaaaatttttattaacaaaataccTACTGATGGATTATTGCTCTTTCAGCATTTGTAAAATcagtagaaaatattaaatcatttctcATATCACCTGTGAGATACTTCCTCAATAtatcattacatttaaattttaagtcaTTCGTAGagcaaaaatttgattttaaccCTAAACCTTCTTTACTAATTTGATGCTTAatcctaaatatataattaatatataaataaataattattcatttcataaagtaaaataagttACACTTACATGATAGGTTCTATTATTCCTTGTTGTGATTTACCAAGACCACCACCACTCCAACCCATTAATCTCATTAACTTTCTTCCAATGTTGTcatcagaaatataattatcttttgatatattctttatcattgttgttgcaataatattggcatttctatttatattatgcttaATCTAATCAGGTATTAAAATatgctttaaattaaaaatttagtatatatgaaaatgagaaaaaaactttattgcaaaccttaattgtataataatatttttgtagttCATATAATCCAATAACAGATGCTTCTTTCTTTGCTAATTTTTGATTAGAACCACAAGCTTCTGCtaataactttgaattaacaaaaatattgcatttactgtaaaaaaaaaataaaaataaataattctgagaaaaaaaaaataaaagaaaaaatgttatgtaTACCAAGAATCTTTAATCTTATCAAATTTCCATTCTAAATTTCCTCCTGATGCATTAACTGCATGAGCAAGTATATTTTGTGGTATATCTCCAGGTCTttctattataacaatattaccaaatggtaatattgatttttccaattttcttcgttttgcAAGTACTTTGTGAGATGTgtcataaaatgattttattgattgTGATTGCATTGATGATTCAACTATATTTGATGTTGGGGCAATATTTCCTAAAAACATATTCTTTAAaagtatgtatttaaaaatgaaatatgtttcttataatttttcctttccataattatttaacatataatagaACTCACAGTTCTTAGATATACCTTTAACCTTTGAACTAGCAGCATCAGAAGCTTTTACAAATGTTCTTTGCAACTTAgtcttttgtttttctctgTATTCACTAACAATATCTTGAGCTAATTCTGCAACCAACTGCATTGTCTCTTTAggatatctaaattaaatattaaaaataaatatatataaacatattgtaaaacaaactaaatgtacaaaatataaaaagattataaatattaaattacctGCAGCCAAGTAATTCGATGTTCGTAAATACTTGAGCTAAACAAACAAGTTCGTCttctggaaatttatttttatgtgctAAAAGAAATTTGCGTTTAAGTTCCCAATGTTCATCACATTCATGTTCTGTCTTATGTTGTTCTACATCCCAATCTTCCTCGTCACTCATTTTCATCACAAAATTATGCGATTTatctaacaaatatataaatttataaataaaaatatatattgaatataatataatttatagaatatttatcgaaaattatatataacttttcacTCAATCCAAAGAAAcacagaaatata
The sequence above is drawn from the Apis cerana isolate GH-2021 linkage group LG11, AcerK_1.0, whole genome shotgun sequence genome and encodes:
- the LOC107995809 gene encoding NF-kappa-B-repressing factor, whose product is MKMSDEEDWDVEQHKTEHECDEHWELKRKFLLAHKNKFPEDELVCLAQVFTNIELLGCRYPKETMQLVAELAQDIVSEYREKQKTKLQRTFVKASDAASSKVKGNIAPTSNIVESSMQSQSIKSFYDTSHKVLAKRRKLEKSILPFGNIVIIERPGDIPQNILAHAVNASGGNLEWKFDKIKDSCKCNIFVNSKLLAEACGSNQKLAKKEASVIGLYELQKYYYTIKIKHNINRNANIIATTMIKNISKDNYISDDNIGRKLMRLMGWSGGGLGKSQQGIIEPIMIKHQISKEGLGLKSNFCSTNDLKFKCNDILRKYLTGDMRNDLIFSTDFTNAERAIIHQVARQLGLKSHSYGPKNQRTLVVSRKIDVQDLVEELKSLGGVTNKYELIEPTEQ